tttttttcttttccttttctctttccaGTTTCATATGAGGAAGGAACAGTCTTGTACTGTTGTTTGTCATGAAATTTTGGATGCTGAATCTGCAAagagttttaaagaaaaaattgatgatGAATATCGAGTGAACATGTAAGTGGTTAAATGTATTGGAGCTAGTGCTTAGTTATGTAGTATGAGTTCATTTAATTAGTTTGCTAAGATTCATTGGCCTGATGGGTGCTTGTCTATAGGTTTCTGCTTTGTATTCCCTTGACCCTTGAAGCTCTGAATTGAACATGCAGGATTTTGGATAACCTTCCAGTTGCTGTTCATAGACAAAGGAGGGATGGAAGTCAATCAACAACATATGAACATGGTTTTCGTGTTGGGTTCAAAGGAAACTATCAAGGGGTATAACTCAGCttgaattttcttataaaatttcaaGCGTCATTTTTGCCACTCCATATTGTTACAaatttactattttcctacAGAGCAAGGAggagaaatattttattaataaccacTTGAGTTTCAGAGTCATGTATCACAAGGATCCTGAAACTGGTTCTGCTCGTATTGTTGGATTTGAGGTCACCCCAAACAGGTCTTGTTCTTTTCTCCCCCATCTCTCTCTCCGTTAAGGGTGTGCTGCATTCTTATGTTGGCATAACATGGTTGAACTTGGTtgggtttttatattttaatattttatatctgGAAAAGTATGTTGttcaagaatgaaaaatgaaacaGATCAGTTGGATTTTTCTCTAATAGATCTTACCTTCTTCATGATGTCACATTTGTTTGAAGATAAATAGTATTTTTGCATTAGAATCCTATAAATGGTCTCTTAGATGACCCTTCTTTTGTGGCAAGTGTCATAACCTGTGTATTTCTGTATTGTATCAAATTTATTTCTCTAAAATAAAGCAACTGTATGTTGTATTTCTTTCTTGTTTGATTTCAAATGACTGCTTAAGGTGTGTTCTGTCTTTCTTATATGAACTCTGTAACTGTAAACAGTATAAATCACGAATACAAGGAGTGGAATGACAAGAATCCACAGGTAACAACATGCAATAAAGATACCAAGAATTTGATGCAAGGTAGTACTGTCCCACAAGAAGTAGATACAAACAAGGATATCGTATTCACATATGATGTTTCCTTCAAGGTATTGCTGATTAAAATCTTGGCTACTCATAAATTTTCACCTCATTCATTATATGATACGTTAAGCCAAAGTTTGTTGGTATTTTTTCAGGAAAGTGATATCAAATGGGCATCACGGTGGGACACATATCTTTTAATGAATGATGATCAGATCCACTGGTTCTCCATCATTAActctttgatgattgttcttttcCTGTCTGGAATGGTGGCAATGATCATGATGAGAACTCTTTACAGAGACATTGCCAATTATAATCAGCTAGAAACCCAAGATGAGGCCCAAGAAGAAACAGGGTGGAAACTTGTTCATGGAGATATTTTCAGGCCACCAGTCAATTCAAATTTGCTTTGTGTTTATGTCGGTACTGGTGTTCAGATCTTTGCAATGACACTTGTGACAATGATATTTGCTTTGCTAGGGTTTTTGTCTCCATCTAATCGTGGAGGTCTCATGACTGCTATGGTTCTGTTGTGGGTTTTTATGGGCTTATTTGCTGGCTACTCCTCAGCACGTTTGTACAAGATGTTCAAGGGCACAGAATGGAAAAGGAACACCTTGAAAACTGCATTTATGTTCCCAGGCATTCTTTTTGCTGTCTTCTTTGTGCTGAATGCTTTAATCTGGGGGGAGCAGTCCTCCGGGGCAGTCCCTTTTGGAACAATGTTTGC
This region of Glycine max cultivar Williams 82 chromosome 7, Glycine_max_v4.0, whole genome shotgun sequence genomic DNA includes:
- the LOC100781403 gene encoding transmembrane 9 superfamily member 7 encodes the protein MKKKMMASTAISVVFAALFLFSSVHSFYLPGVAPRDFQIGDPLSVKVNKLSSTKTQLPYDYYFLKYCKPKKILNNAENLGEVLRGDRIENSVYTFHMRKEQSCTVVCHEILDAESAKSFKEKIDDEYRVNMILDNLPVAVHRQRRDGSQSTTYEHGFRVGFKGNYQGSKEEKYFINNHLSFRVMYHKDPETGSARIVGFEVTPNSINHEYKEWNDKNPQVTTCNKDTKNLMQGSTVPQEVDTNKDIVFTYDVSFKESDIKWASRWDTYLLMNDDQIHWFSIINSLMIVLFLSGMVAMIMMRTLYRDIANYNQLETQDEAQEETGWKLVHGDIFRPPVNSNLLCVYVGTGVQIFAMTLVTMIFALLGFLSPSNRGGLMTAMVLLWVFMGLFAGYSSARLYKMFKGTEWKRNTLKTAFMFPGILFAVFFVLNALIWGEQSSGAVPFGTMFALVCLWFGISVPLVFVGSYLGFKKPAIEDPVKTNKIPRQVPEQAWYMKPVFSILIGGILPFGAVFIELFFILTSIWLNQFYYIFGFLFIVFVILLITCAEITIVLCYFQLCSEDYNWWWRSYLTAGSSALYLFLYSIFYFFTKLEISKLVSGILYFGYMIIVSYAFFVLTGTIGFYACFWFVRKIYSSVKID